Proteins encoded in a region of the Paenibacillus wynnii genome:
- the pgmB gene encoding beta-phosphoglucomutase, with the protein MKMKPYEHPEALYPYREWSLGEDAYNDENNQRSESIFALGNGYIGMRGNFEEGYHGDKGTSVTGNYLNGFFDSEPIVYPEGAYGYPSRNQAMLNVTDAKIIELRIDGHPFHLNTGHVHRYERKLDMKNGILHRLVEWESPAGHRVLLQIRRVVTLQHKHLAAVDYEVTALNFDGMVTFHSVMDGKIAKQEVTDDPRLGAGSAEPSLLLEGSEHGESLIWMKQRTRHTRFALFTAMSHTVHSSSGYEMTEKLEGERISAEFEVPVLSGETVSLTKYISYHTSKDYPEDELMGRSVNVLQMAENTGFEGLALEQQAYLDTFWSRTDVEINGDPALQQGIRFNAFQLLQSVGRDGVTNIGAKGLTGEGYEGHYFWDTEMYMLPFFTFTQPEISKALLEFRYATLGKARERATVMSQKGALYPWRTIDGEENSSYFPAGTAQAHINADIAYGLKQYVQATGDYEFLAAKGAEILFETSRFWADMGHFNPARGGAFCIDAVTGPDEYTAIVNNNAYTNLMVQDQLNFAFQTAGLLREKYPQDYERLQKSLGLTEEEVQGWLEAAQKMFIPFDDVLGIYAQDDTFLTKRKWDFENTPADKYPLLLNYHPLVIYRHQVLKQADLVMAMFLLGEKFSLSDKIRNYNYYEPLTTHDSSLSPCIHSIVSAEIGDLEEAYAYFDRTVRMDLDDINRNAKDGLHTAAMSGSWMCIVNGFGGLRLHEGVLCFNPTLPQQWDSYRFKIVNRGQLIDILVSPGEVVYTLVEGKGLEIKHKGQSLLLSPQEPVRMSLMKKLEAVIFDLDGVITDSAEYHYLAWKALAEELGLSFDRAKNERLKGVSRMESLEIVLEDSGLHLSEKEKLELATKKNENYKRMIERITPADLLPGIGSLLDGLQARGVSIGLASASHNAPLILERLEAGHWFQAVADPGSIAKGKPDPEIFLLAAEMLGVDPMNCIGVEDAEAGVRAIQAAGMKSVGIGSSDQLGAADLLLSSTFELSTDLLFGLFNRQ; encoded by the coding sequence ATGAAGATGAAACCATACGAACATCCAGAAGCATTATATCCTTACCGTGAGTGGAGCTTGGGTGAGGATGCGTATAATGATGAGAACAACCAACGTAGTGAGAGTATATTTGCACTTGGCAACGGCTATATCGGGATGCGGGGTAATTTTGAAGAAGGTTATCATGGAGATAAAGGAACGTCTGTAACCGGCAATTATCTAAATGGATTTTTTGACTCGGAACCTATTGTCTATCCGGAGGGTGCCTATGGGTATCCTTCCCGTAACCAGGCTATGCTTAACGTTACCGATGCCAAAATCATTGAACTTCGTATTGATGGACATCCCTTTCATTTAAATACGGGCCATGTGCATCGGTATGAACGGAAACTGGATATGAAGAACGGTATTTTGCACCGGTTGGTTGAATGGGAATCACCAGCCGGTCACCGCGTACTCCTGCAAATTCGGCGGGTGGTAACCTTGCAGCATAAACATTTGGCGGCCGTAGATTATGAGGTTACGGCCCTGAATTTTGACGGTATGGTTACGTTTCATTCGGTTATGGACGGCAAAATTGCCAAACAGGAGGTTACTGATGATCCACGCCTCGGGGCGGGCAGTGCCGAGCCGAGCTTGCTGCTGGAAGGGTCCGAGCATGGTGAATCCCTTATCTGGATGAAGCAGCGGACACGGCATACACGGTTTGCGCTGTTCACAGCTATGAGTCACACCGTGCATTCGTCATCCGGCTATGAAATGACGGAGAAGCTGGAAGGAGAACGAATCTCTGCAGAGTTTGAAGTTCCGGTACTTAGCGGGGAGACCGTATCGCTTACCAAATACATCTCCTATCATACTTCCAAGGATTATCCGGAAGACGAACTGATGGGTCGGAGTGTTAATGTACTGCAGATGGCGGAGAATACGGGCTTTGAGGGTCTGGCTCTAGAACAACAAGCCTACCTAGATACCTTCTGGAGTCGGACAGATGTAGAGATTAACGGTGATCCTGCGTTGCAGCAGGGCATTCGCTTCAATGCGTTCCAACTGCTGCAATCCGTGGGCCGGGATGGCGTTACGAACATCGGTGCCAAAGGGCTGACAGGTGAAGGCTATGAAGGCCATTATTTCTGGGACACGGAAATGTACATGCTGCCCTTCTTCACATTCACCCAGCCAGAAATTAGCAAGGCACTGCTGGAATTCCGCTATGCCACACTTGGCAAGGCTCGGGAACGGGCGACTGTTATGTCCCAGAAGGGGGCGTTATATCCTTGGCGTACCATTGACGGGGAAGAGAACTCATCCTATTTCCCGGCGGGTACAGCGCAGGCGCATATCAATGCCGATATTGCCTATGGTCTCAAGCAGTACGTACAAGCAACGGGTGATTATGAGTTTTTGGCTGCCAAGGGTGCAGAGATATTGTTCGAGACTTCCCGTTTCTGGGCAGACATGGGACATTTCAATCCGGCACGTGGCGGGGCTTTCTGCATTGATGCGGTGACGGGACCGGATGAGTATACGGCAATCGTCAACAACAATGCATATACCAATCTGATGGTGCAGGATCAATTGAACTTTGCTTTTCAAACAGCGGGGCTGCTGAGAGAGAAGTACCCTCAGGATTATGAGCGCCTTCAGAAATCGCTCGGACTGACTGAGGAAGAAGTTCAGGGTTGGCTGGAAGCAGCACAGAAGATGTTCATTCCTTTTGATGATGTACTCGGAATTTATGCACAGGATGATACCTTTCTAACTAAGCGAAAATGGGATTTCGAGAACACACCTGCAGATAAGTATCCGCTGCTCTTGAATTATCACCCTCTTGTGATCTATCGACATCAAGTGCTTAAGCAGGCTGACTTGGTAATGGCTATGTTCCTGTTGGGAGAAAAGTTCAGCTTAAGCGATAAAATCAGGAATTATAACTATTATGAGCCGCTGACCACGCATGACTCTTCCTTATCACCTTGTATCCATAGTATTGTCTCAGCGGAAATAGGAGATTTGGAAGAAGCTTACGCTTACTTCGACCGTACAGTACGAATGGATCTGGATGATATTAATCGCAATGCCAAGGATGGATTGCATACCGCAGCAATGTCAGGCTCATGGATGTGTATCGTAAATGGGTTCGGTGGTTTACGTCTTCATGAGGGAGTGTTGTGCTTTAATCCGACATTGCCACAACAGTGGGACAGCTACCGCTTCAAGATTGTAAACCGCGGACAATTGATTGATATATTGGTCAGTCCGGGAGAAGTAGTCTATACACTTGTGGAAGGTAAGGGATTAGAGATTAAGCATAAGGGACAAAGCTTATTATTATCTCCACAGGAGCCGGTAAGAATGTCGCTTATGAAGAAACTCGAGGCTGTAATCTTTGACCTAGATGGTGTTATTACAGATTCTGCGGAGTATCATTATCTGGCTTGGAAGGCATTAGCTGAGGAGCTTGGACTTTCCTTCGACCGGGCAAAGAATGAACGGCTCAAAGGTGTCAGCCGAATGGAATCTCTGGAGATCGTGCTCGAAGATAGCGGACTACACCTCTCCGAGAAGGAGAAGCTGGAGCTGGCTACGAAGAAAAATGAGAACTACAAACGGATGATCGAGCGGATTACTCCTGCTGATCTATTGCCGGGGATTGGATCGCTGTTGGACGGCTTGCAGGCCCGCGGGGTCTCTATTGGATTGGCCTCAGCCAGCCACAATGCTCCCTTAATTCTAGAAAGATTAGAGGCAGGTCACTGGTTCCAGGCTGTCGCTGATCCGGGAAGCATTGCTAAAGGGAAACCCGATCCAGAGATCTTCCTTCTGGCTGCTGAAATGTTGGGTGTAGATCCTATGAACTGTATAGGTGTAGAGGATGCAGAGGCTGGTGTTCGCGCCATCCAAGCTGCAGGTATGAAGTCGGTGGGAATCGGGTCTTCCGATCAGCTTGGAGCTGCTGATCTGTTGTTGTCATCTACTTTTGAGCTTAGTACGGACCTGCTATTCGGATTGTTTAATCGCCAATAA
- a CDS encoding DinB family protein gives MNTVSGLDSLLQQVPKLYHSFSHTEWVELHPEGKWSRLQILGHLCDSAINNLSRFIRIQHESQPLDLTSYNQNQWVDAQNYSSADPDEILNLWVSLNQSVIRVISTLAPLQLSLVYLLPQGGTVTLEWLIEDYLEHMKQHLGQIFPDFDFL, from the coding sequence ATGAACACTGTTTCAGGGTTAGATTCATTGCTTCAACAAGTTCCTAAGTTGTATCACAGCTTCTCTCATACGGAATGGGTTGAACTGCATCCAGAAGGAAAGTGGTCCCGGCTGCAAATTTTAGGACATTTATGCGACTCAGCCATCAACAACCTATCGCGGTTTATTAGGATTCAGCATGAGTCCCAGCCCCTTGACCTAACTTCATACAATCAAAACCAATGGGTGGATGCCCAGAACTATAGCAGCGCAGACCCGGATGAGATATTGAATCTATGGGTAAGTCTCAACCAGTCTGTAATCCGCGTTATTTCTACTCTGGCCCCCCTTCAACTATCTCTTGTGTATCTGCTCCCTCAAGGAGGCACTGTCACATTGGAATGGTTAATAGAAGATTACCTTGAGCATATGAAGCAACATCTGGGACAGATTTTCCCTGACTTTGATTTTTTATAA
- a CDS encoding LacI family DNA-binding transcriptional regulator has product MPTIKDVALKAGVSVTTVSRVLNNRGYLSEELKAKVYGAMKELNYRPNELARSLSRSKSNIIGLIVPHVSHPFFGELAGHIEDHAYRHGYKLLLCNSQLDKSKELDHIDMLRSSRVDGIIMGSHTLEVEAYNQIHLPVVTFDRKLSDDIPYICSDNYKGGLLATTLLVDRGCRKLAHIGGHPHLNVLSLDRHKAFQDIVEQRGIWHTSLHTDINGFNFHEYERLLELLFQEHPDVDGIFASSDVIAAYALKACRESGRRVPEDIKIIGYDGISLRGLLTPSITTIRQPIEAMGKLAVDLILEQVEGHSVAMEHIFPVELEVGGTT; this is encoded by the coding sequence ATGCCTACAATAAAAGATGTTGCACTCAAGGCTGGCGTTTCCGTTACAACGGTCTCCAGAGTGCTGAACAACCGGGGTTATTTAAGCGAAGAGTTGAAAGCTAAAGTATACGGGGCGATGAAAGAGCTGAATTATCGCCCCAACGAGCTGGCTCGCTCCCTTAGCCGCTCCAAGTCTAATATCATTGGATTGATTGTTCCTCATGTATCCCACCCCTTCTTTGGTGAATTAGCCGGACATATCGAGGATCACGCTTACCGCCACGGTTATAAGCTGCTACTGTGCAACTCCCAACTGGATAAAAGCAAGGAATTAGACCATATTGACATGCTCCGATCCAGCAGGGTAGATGGTATTATCATGGGCAGTCATACCTTAGAAGTTGAAGCCTATAATCAGATCCATTTACCGGTTGTCACCTTTGACCGGAAGCTTTCTGATGATATCCCTTATATTTGTTCGGATAATTATAAGGGCGGATTATTGGCAACCACACTGCTTGTAGACAGAGGCTGCCGCAAGCTGGCTCATATTGGCGGCCACCCGCATTTAAATGTGTTGTCTCTGGATAGACATAAAGCGTTTCAGGACATCGTGGAGCAGAGAGGGATTTGGCACACCTCTCTGCATACCGATATTAACGGCTTTAACTTTCATGAATATGAAAGATTGCTGGAGCTGCTGTTTCAGGAACATCCCGATGTGGATGGTATCTTTGCCAGCAGTGATGTTATTGCCGCCTATGCTCTTAAAGCCTGCCGTGAAAGCGGGCGTAGGGTTCCTGAGGATATTAAGATTATCGGCTATGACGGCATTTCTCTTCGAGGCCTCCTGACACCGTCTATCACAACCATTCGCCAGCCCATTGAAGCTATGGGTAAGCTGGCTGTTGACCTGATCCTTGAACAGGTAGAAGGACATTCGGTCGCCATGGAGCATATATTCCCTGTAGAATTAGAAGTAGGCGGAACAACCTAA
- the gtfA gene encoding sucrose phosphorylase produces the protein MTIKNNVMLITYADSLGRNLKETAELLKEHFTDTIGGVHILPFYPSSADRGFAPLTYEEVDPDFGSWDDIALMGKDFYLMYDFMINHISRSSEYFNDFKNNKDQSPYADLFIRYKDFWPGGEPTQEDVDAIYKRKPRAPYIDVTFADGSTEKIWCTFDEEQVDLNMYTETTKQFVKHHLQGLSERGASIIRLDAFAYATKKAGTSCFFIEPDTWEMLDEVKAILEPYGVELLPEIHEHYSIQMKLAEKGYWVYDFALPMLVLHALYSGKSERLAHWLTICPRKQFTTLDTHDGIGIVDVADLLTPEEIEETKNNLFSQGANVKKVYNTMAYNNLDIYQLNCTYYSALGDDDDAYVLARAIQFFTPGIPQVYYVGLLAGKNDIELLEETKVGRNINRHYYSREEVEQNLERPVLKRLFNLMRFRNSYPVFDGELTVVDTGVSSKLELTWNLENLRATLQADLVTRQFSIHYADEVTGEESCLKDV, from the coding sequence TTGACCATTAAAAACAATGTGATGCTTATTACTTATGCCGACAGCTTAGGGCGTAACTTAAAAGAAACTGCGGAGCTTCTGAAAGAACATTTTACCGATACTATCGGAGGCGTGCATATTTTGCCGTTCTACCCGTCCTCTGCAGACCGCGGTTTTGCACCGCTAACCTATGAGGAAGTAGACCCTGACTTCGGTTCCTGGGATGATATCGCCTTGATGGGCAAGGATTTCTACTTGATGTATGACTTCATGATTAATCATATCTCCCGCAGCTCGGAGTATTTCAATGATTTTAAGAATAATAAAGACCAATCACCATATGCCGACCTATTCATCCGTTATAAGGACTTTTGGCCAGGCGGAGAGCCTACCCAGGAAGATGTGGATGCCATATATAAACGCAAGCCCCGTGCCCCTTACATTGACGTAACCTTTGCCGATGGAAGCACCGAGAAAATTTGGTGTACCTTTGATGAAGAACAAGTAGATTTGAATATGTACACCGAAACCACTAAACAGTTCGTGAAGCATCATCTACAGGGTCTTTCCGAGCGCGGAGCCTCGATTATTCGTCTGGATGCATTTGCTTATGCCACCAAGAAGGCGGGAACGAGTTGCTTCTTCATTGAACCGGATACTTGGGAAATGCTAGATGAGGTAAAAGCTATTCTTGAACCGTACGGGGTTGAACTGCTACCTGAAATTCATGAGCATTACAGCATTCAAATGAAGCTCGCGGAGAAAGGTTACTGGGTCTATGATTTCGCACTTCCTATGCTTGTTCTGCATGCCCTATATAGCGGTAAGTCCGAGCGTCTAGCCCATTGGCTGACCATCTGTCCAAGAAAGCAGTTCACCACACTGGATACACACGATGGAATCGGGATTGTAGATGTGGCCGATCTTTTGACTCCGGAAGAAATTGAAGAAACAAAAAACAACCTGTTCTCGCAGGGTGCTAACGTTAAAAAGGTATACAACACCATGGCCTACAATAATCTGGATATCTATCAGTTGAATTGTACCTATTATTCCGCACTGGGTGACGATGATGACGCCTATGTTCTTGCCCGCGCTATTCAGTTCTTCACACCAGGAATTCCACAAGTGTATTATGTGGGTCTGCTGGCAGGTAAGAATGATATTGAACTGTTGGAGGAAACGAAGGTGGGCCGTAATATTAATCGCCATTATTACTCCCGGGAAGAAGTAGAGCAGAATTTGGAACGCCCTGTACTGAAGAGATTATTTAACTTGATGAGATTCCGCAATTCCTATCCTGTCTTTGACGGAGAGCTTACAGTAGTGGACACTGGTGTATCTTCCAAGTTAGAATTAACCTGGAATCTCGAGAATCTGCGGGCAACCCTGCAGGCCGATCTGGTTACACGTCAGTTCTCCATTCATTATGCTGACGAAGTTACCGGGGAGGAATCCTGCCTTAAGGACGTATAA
- a CDS encoding ABC transporter substrate binding protein — MGDERIYLRMSIYSLVMILFLSMTVSFRLETVSAKQGSAPNVLILNSYHKGFDWTDDQNEGIADRFKKADTIPTIHSEYLDWKRYPSNENLNNFYTMIKAKYQSIPIDVVVATDNAALDFAMKYRKELLSDAPIIFSGVNEADVKRIKDRNNITGVLEEIDPTETLTMALEINPSINKVYVLFDNSESGASTGQMIIDKILSLDLGLQAYPMNRLTSEEIMLKVSTLPSNSIILMSTYFSDATGRIIEFGRFSSELSENSRVPVYHTYDFGLNHGAFGGSMISGRIQGQRAAEMALRILHGDNPNSIPISSGDTLRKVFDYNELQRFHISLRELPKGSEVMNKPFSFYETYKSLVLSIIGAFVVLLAFIAILLFYVGLVKRIRKNLEKSNERFGLAAYGSDAVIWDLDMSTMVYYFSDSWYELLGYERDEVDETRGGWKKLLHPEDIEEENMQRTQHLEGRTTYYYSEYRMVAKSGEYKWFQARGKVLRSSNGEYIRFAGSIIDITDRKGYETKLQMSYQELESTYEELTALQDELLGQYNKVVENQKLLQNSEEKYRLLAYNDVLSGLPNRLSLGEELKSFIEENPDGHAAVFFLDIDNFKYINDTMGHTFGDQLLIKVGERLLDLSDDQSRHYRFGGDEFVILLKNITSASEAIAYAEALVQGFKEPFQLGESVVHISTSIGIATYPENGMNAEELLKNADIAMYKAKEAGKGIYVVYGQAMQKHFDERMIIEKHLRNVIPNNELSLHYQPIVNITGEMWGFEALLRWNSPVLGFVSPLSFIRIAEDCRLIVPIGEWVLRTACLFIKDLHGKGYEGYRVSVNISVIQLMLEEFSNVVLSILEETGLSPEFLELEITESIFMESFETIGAKLELLRDKGVSIALDDFGTGYSSLSYLKQLPINTLKIDKSFIDSIDTPNNMSLANSIVTIGHDMGLSVTAEGVETLEQLAFLEQTNCDKIQGYYINRPIVEREVEDWIKSQLADRLKS, encoded by the coding sequence ATGGGGGATGAAAGAATCTATCTCAGGATGTCGATTTATAGCCTTGTTATGATTCTGTTCCTTAGTATGACGGTATCCTTTCGACTGGAAACCGTTAGTGCGAAGCAAGGTTCAGCCCCGAATGTATTGATTCTTAATTCATACCATAAAGGCTTTGATTGGACCGATGACCAGAATGAAGGGATAGCAGACCGTTTCAAAAAAGCCGATACTATACCCACTATCCATAGTGAGTATTTAGATTGGAAGCGTTATCCGTCGAACGAAAACCTGAATAATTTTTATACTATGATTAAAGCGAAATATCAGTCTATTCCTATAGATGTAGTTGTTGCTACGGACAATGCAGCCTTGGATTTTGCTATGAAATATCGCAAGGAGCTTTTGAGTGATGCCCCTATTATTTTTAGCGGGGTGAATGAGGCAGATGTGAAAAGAATCAAAGATCGAAATAACATTACCGGTGTGCTAGAAGAAATTGATCCTACAGAAACTCTAACCATGGCTTTAGAGATTAATCCTTCTATTAATAAAGTTTATGTGCTCTTTGATAATTCTGAGAGTGGCGCATCCACGGGCCAAATGATTATCGATAAGATATTATCTCTAGATCTTGGGTTGCAGGCTTATCCTATGAACCGCCTAACTAGTGAAGAAATCATGCTTAAGGTTTCGACACTTCCTTCTAACAGTATCATTCTTATGTCTACATATTTTAGTGACGCCACAGGAAGAATTATTGAATTCGGCCGTTTTTCGAGTGAACTCAGTGAGAACAGCCGTGTACCGGTTTACCATACTTATGATTTTGGATTAAACCATGGTGCTTTTGGCGGAAGTATGATCAGTGGAAGGATTCAGGGTCAGAGAGCTGCAGAGATGGCGCTGCGTATACTACACGGAGACAATCCTAATAGCATTCCTATATCTTCAGGGGATACCCTTCGTAAGGTGTTTGATTATAATGAACTGCAGCGGTTTCACATTTCTTTGCGGGAACTGCCAAAGGGAAGCGAGGTTATGAATAAGCCCTTCTCCTTTTATGAGACGTATAAAAGCCTTGTGCTCAGCATTATCGGGGCCTTTGTCGTATTGCTTGCATTCATTGCCATCCTTTTGTTCTATGTGGGCTTAGTCAAACGGATAAGAAAAAACCTGGAGAAGAGCAACGAGCGATTTGGACTTGCGGCTTACGGCTCTGATGCGGTCATTTGGGATCTGGATATGTCCACAATGGTTTACTATTTCTCAGACAGCTGGTATGAATTGCTTGGGTATGAGAGGGATGAGGTTGACGAGACGCGGGGCGGATGGAAAAAGCTACTTCATCCGGAGGATATCGAAGAGGAAAATATGCAGCGGACCCAGCATCTGGAGGGCCGGACGACTTATTACTACAGTGAATATCGGATGGTTGCCAAGTCAGGAGAATATAAGTGGTTTCAGGCCCGGGGCAAGGTGTTGCGGAGTTCAAACGGGGAATATATTCGCTTTGCGGGATCGATAATTGACATCACAGACCGCAAAGGGTACGAGACCAAGCTGCAAATGAGCTATCAGGAGCTGGAATCTACTTATGAAGAACTTACGGCACTGCAGGATGAGCTGCTGGGACAGTACAACAAGGTAGTAGAGAATCAGAAACTGCTGCAGAACAGTGAAGAGAAATATCGGCTGTTGGCCTATAATGATGTGCTCAGTGGCTTGCCTAACCGCCTGTCATTAGGTGAAGAGTTGAAATCATTTATTGAAGAAAATCCCGACGGTCATGCGGCAGTATTCTTTTTGGATATTGATAACTTTAAGTATATCAACGATACGATGGGGCATACCTTTGGCGATCAATTGCTAATTAAAGTGGGAGAGCGTCTGCTCGACCTGTCTGATGATCAAAGCAGGCATTATCGTTTTGGCGGTGATGAATTTGTTATTCTACTAAAGAATATTACAAGTGCGAGTGAGGCTATTGCCTATGCAGAGGCTTTGGTTCAAGGTTTCAAGGAGCCTTTCCAGCTAGGGGAGAGTGTTGTTCATATTTCTACCAGCATAGGCATTGCCACGTATCCTGAGAATGGTATGAATGCGGAAGAACTTCTGAAGAATGCCGATATCGCCATGTACAAAGCCAAAGAAGCCGGTAAAGGAATTTATGTTGTTTATGGACAAGCGATGCAGAAGCATTTTGATGAACGAATGATTATTGAAAAGCATCTAAGAAATGTAATTCCAAATAATGAGCTCTCCTTGCATTACCAGCCTATAGTTAATATTACTGGAGAGATGTGGGGCTTTGAAGCTTTATTGCGTTGGAATAGCCCGGTGTTAGGGTTCGTCTCCCCACTCTCTTTTATTAGAATTGCTGAAGATTGTCGATTAATCGTACCGATCGGTGAATGGGTGCTGCGTACAGCCTGCCTCTTCATTAAGGACCTGCATGGAAAGGGTTATGAGGGGTATCGGGTATCCGTTAATATTTCCGTCATTCAATTGATGCTTGAAGAATTCTCGAATGTGGTACTTTCAATCCTGGAAGAAACAGGGCTATCTCCGGAATTTCTTGAGCTTGAGATCACGGAATCGATCTTCATGGAGTCCTTTGAGACCATTGGTGCTAAGCTGGAGCTTCTGAGGGATAAAGGGGTCAGTATTGCCTTGGATGACTTTGGAACAGGCTATTCTTCACTCAGTTATTTGAAGCAATTGCCGATAAATACATTAAAGATTGATAAATCTTTTATAGACAGCATTGATACCCCTAACAATATGTCTTTGGCAAACTCTATAGTGACTATTGGTCATGACATGGGGCTGAGCGTTACGGCAGAAGGGGTGGAAACGTTAGAACAGCTTGCTTTTCTCGAACAAACCAATTGCGACAAAATACAAGGCTATTATATCAATAGACCGATTGTTGAAAGAGAGGTGGAGGACTGGATAAAGAGCCAGTTAGCAGATCGTTTAAAGTCTTGA
- a CDS encoding HD-GYP domain-containing protein, whose protein sequence is MRGLSLGKDGDGIEQEQQGSSNFLLLARGDGSEVILQTIEKGKVFYVYPSEDAETLEFFYILEGECTSNVDEKSVVLKRGDYFYSQQLQDSVFFNVLTDIKMLWYTTKPAFHLISSMIGKLATVVKKVEEKDNYTYQHSGRVQKYCLQLAIMLKLSKDRLEDLYFAAAFHDVGKINIPEDILNKPGRLTEEEFDIVKRHSYDGYVLVKDLYYNNISHIILQHHERLDGSGYPYGLKEDEIMLEAKIIGIVDTFDAMTSDRPYRKGLDATIAMAELKRLSGIHYDAHLVDLFERALIVDGTLQPAE, encoded by the coding sequence ATGAGGGGCTTGAGCCTTGGAAAAGACGGAGATGGCATAGAACAAGAACAACAAGGATCTTCCAACTTCCTCCTCTTGGCAAGGGGTGACGGCTCGGAAGTGATTCTACAGACTATCGAAAAAGGAAAAGTATTTTATGTGTACCCTAGTGAAGATGCAGAGACGCTGGAGTTCTTTTACATACTTGAAGGTGAATGCACAAGTAACGTCGATGAAAAAAGCGTTGTATTAAAACGAGGCGACTATTTTTACTCGCAGCAACTACAGGATTCGGTGTTTTTTAATGTTTTAACTGATATAAAGATGTTGTGGTATACTACTAAACCTGCGTTCCACTTAATTAGTTCTATGATTGGAAAGCTCGCAACTGTAGTTAAGAAAGTGGAAGAAAAGGATAATTATACTTATCAGCACAGCGGAAGAGTACAGAAATACTGTTTGCAATTAGCCATAATGTTAAAGCTATCGAAGGACCGTTTGGAAGACTTATATTTCGCGGCCGCATTCCATGATGTAGGAAAGATTAATATTCCAGAAGATATTCTGAATAAGCCAGGGCGTTTAACGGAAGAGGAGTTTGATATCGTTAAACGTCATTCTTACGATGGATATGTTTTAGTGAAGGATCTTTACTATAATAATATTAGCCACATTATTCTCCAACATCATGAACGACTGGACGGTTCGGGATATCCTTACGGCCTGAAAGAAGATGAGATTATGCTGGAAGCCAAGATAATCGGAATTGTTGACACTTTCGATGCCATGACTTCAGACCGGCCTTACCGGAAAGGGCTTGATGCAACGATTGCTATGGCAGAGTTGAAACGATTGTCGGGAATTCATTATGATGCTCATCTTGTTGATTTGTTTGAGAGAGCACTAATAGTAGATGGAACATTGCAACCCGCTGAATAA